One stretch of Mangifera indica cultivar Alphonso chromosome 9, CATAS_Mindica_2.1, whole genome shotgun sequence DNA includes these proteins:
- the LOC123224880 gene encoding lamin-like protein, with protein sequence MAVAPKMVVGVALGLAWAMVVMIPEVAATRWQVGANRGWTTNVNYTIWAQDKLFINGDWLFFVYDRNQMNVLEVNKTDFESCNSDYPLHNWSTGAGRDVVPLNVTRNYYFVSGRGFCYGGMKLAVHVINPPPPPVASPVKSSSPSLYQCNIVLPALFAVGALWDTLIRFR encoded by the exons ATGGCTGTGGCACCAAAAATGGTGGTGGGGGTGGCTCTAGGGCTGGCATGGGCCATGGTGGTGATGATTCCTGAGGTGGCTGCAACCAGGTGGCAAGTGGGAGCTAACCGGGGCTGGACTACTAATGTGAACTACACAATTTGGGCTCAGGACAAGCTCTTTATCAATGGAGATTGGCTCT TTTTTGTGTATGACAGGAACCAGATGAATGTGCTAGAGGTGAACAAGACAGACTTCGAATCGTGCAACTCTGATTATCCACTTCACAATTGGAGTACCGGAGCAGGGAGGGACGTGGTTCCACTTAATGTGACGCGTAATTACTACTTCGTTAGTGGCAGGGGCTTCTGCTATGGTGGTATGAAGTTAGCCGTCCATGTGATAAACCCGCCTCCTCCTCCGGTCGCTTCCCCGGTCAAAAGCAGCTCTCCATCACTCTACCAATGCAACATTGTCTTACCAGCTCTTTTTGCCGTAGGCGCCCTGTGGGACACCCTCATCCGATTCCGGTAA
- the LOC123225201 gene encoding uncharacterized protein LOC123225201 isoform X1 yields MASISVSLLFPSVSTPPNAKSFPRSISTIWVSKTTRVNSTTRTGEASMSIDNLKRFFDLNVGNWSGSFHQFDGTGNLMQKIRTKLSVNTYGEDELISLIQTLYIKQPPSSTLISGYEEEPEWAEYKIKETNMFTVDKYQQIGFFPNERAFSLRYQTAGMLETVLRQGVLGEDDIGEESPKNLKLPSCRPAIVCENCLYSQERDRRARAFHIMDPRGNLDMLIIFLEDRDSEDFPSSLDSDVKNIDKIVPFLGNWKGHSITKRSGVYGATIDEADTVALLEMDGKGQLIQDFSSTSDGKAVTTNVHWTGTMLDNLVTFDGGYQYTFLPGGMYMGWPCDIAKSVAESKSFHLEFGWVEAPGKRQRLVRTYDVEGLAVSSTYFSEIKF; encoded by the exons ATGGCGTCCATTTCCGTTTCACTCTTGTTCCCTTCAGTCTCTACCCCACCAAATGCAAAATCGTTTCCCCGATCCATTTCCACAATCTGGGTCTCCAAGACCACCCGGGTCAACTCCACAACCCGAACAGGCGAAGCCTCCATGAGCATAGACAACCTTAAACGGTTCTTCGACCTCAACGTTGGCAACTGGTCCGGTTCTTTCCAC CAATTTGATGGTACTGGAAATTTGATGCAAAAAATTCGTACAAAGCTTTCTGTCAATACTTATGGAGAAGATGAACTCATTAGTCTCATTCAAAc GCTGTACATAAAACAACCTCCATCAAGCACGTTGATTTCTGGATACGAAGAGGAACCAGAATGGGCTGAAtacaaaatcaaagaaaccaaCATGTTCACTGTGGACAAATACCAACAG ATTGGTTTTTTTCCCAATGAAAGGGCTTTTTCATTGAGATATCAGACTGCTGGCATGCTGGAAACCGTTTTAAGGCAAGGTGTGTTGGGGGAAGATGACATTGGAGAAGAATCACCCAA AAATCTTAAGCTTCCTTCTTGTCGGCCTGCTATCGTATGTGAAAATTGCTTATATTCTCAAGAGAGAGATAGGAGAGCAAGAGCATTTCATATCATGGATCCAAGAGGGAATTTGGATATGCTTATTATCTTCCTTGAGGACAGAGATAGTGAAGATTTTCCATCTTCACTTGACAGTGATGTG AAGAACATTGACAAAATTGTACCATTTCTTGGTAACTGGAAAGGCCATTCTATAACGAAGCGCAGTGGAGTTTATGGAGCAACAATTGATGAAGCTGATACGGTTGCTTTACTTGAAATGGATGGCAAGGGTCAGTTAATTCAG GATTTTTCTTCAACATCTGATGGAAAAGCGGTTACGACTAATGTGCACTGGACAGGAACGATGTTGGACAACCTTGTTACATTTGATGGAGGCTACCAATATACGTTTTTGCCAGGAGGCATGTACATGGGATGGCCTTGCGATATTGCAAAGAGTGTTGCAGAGTCGAAGTCATTCCATTTGGAGTTTGGTTGGGTTGAAGCCCCTGGTAAGAGACAAAGACTGGTTCGAACCTATGATGTTGAAGGCTTGGCTGTTTCATCAACTTATTTTTCTGAGATCAAATTTTGA
- the LOC123226400 gene encoding probable WRKY transcription factor 3, which yields MATGKEEESRKKKPTITLPPRPSMESLYGVTGFSPGPMTLVSSFFSEDLNYQSFSQLLAGAMASPLARQTPTPTPSLLVDNGRNEDVKHGDERGSFSFKDSRPRSLVVATNSPFFSVPPGLSPSGLLNSPGFFPPQSPFGMSHQQALAQVTAQAVLAQSNMHLQAEYQPAQVSASAESLAHHPLLTLDEASQKPMQPANSDPQSSVMDTSEVSQSDGKHLNPSLAVDKPADDGYNWRKYGQKPIKGSEFPRSYYKCTHLNCPVKKKVERSSEGAITQIIYKNEHNHEKPQLNRRAKDGCDVNEKINSQAKPEVVLQGQIAPSHSVPGNNQESSHAAPIQIPESSDSEELGDADNRKEGDDDEPNPKRRNIAGEPEVMVSHKTVTEPKIIVQTRSEVDLLDDGYRWRKYGQKVVKGNPYPRSYYKCTSAACNVRKHVERAPTDPKAVITTYEGKHNHDVPASRNSSQNAANNAPQLKRPKAVTQKHPLLKDVEFGNHDQRPVLLRLKEEQIIV from the exons ATGGCAACTGGGAAAGAAGAAGAATCGAGGAAGAAGAAGCCTACAATCACACTTCCACCTCGGCCGTCTATGGAGAGCTTGTATGGAGTTACCGGGTTCAGCCCTGGACCCATGACTTTGGTCTCAAGTTTCTTCTCTGAGGACTTAAATTACCAATCTTTCTCTCAACTTCTTGCAGGGGCCATGGCTTCACCATTGGCTAGACAAACTCCAACTCCAACACCGAGCCTTCTGGTTGATAATGGTAGAAATGAAGATGTTAAGCATGGGGATGAAAGGGgtagttttagttttaaagatagTAGGCCGAGGAGTTTGGTAGTGGCTACTAATTCTCCTTTTTTTAGTGTTCCTCCTGGGTTAAGCCCTTCTGGGTTGCTTAATTCACCTGGGTTCTTTCCACCTCAG AGTCCCTTTGGAATGTCCCATCAGCAGGCGTTGGCACAGGTTACGGCTCAAGCTGTACTAGCCCAATCAAATATGCACTTGCAAGCTGAATATCAACCTGCACAAGTATCTGCTTCTGCAGAGTCATTGGCACATCATCCATTGTTAACTCTAGATGAAGCTTCACAAAAGCCGATGCAACCTGCTAACTCAGACCCTCAAAGTTCTGTGATGGATACATCAGAGGTCTCTCAGTCTGATGGAAAGCACCTGAATCCTTCTCTTGCTGTGGATAAACCTGCAGATGATGGCTACAACTGGCGTAAATATGGGCAGAAGCCGATTAAGGGCAGTGAATTCCCTAGAAGCTACTATAAATGCACGCACTTGAATTGCCCGGTTAAAAAGAAAGTAGAGCGTTCTTCTGAGGGTGCAATAACTCAGATCATCTACAAAAATGAGCACAACCATGAAAAGCCTCAACTGAATAGACGTGCAAAAGATGGCTGTGAtgtaaatgaaaagataaattcTCAGGCTAAGCCTGAAGTTGTTTTGCAAGGTCAAATAGCACCTTCTCATTCGGTTCCAGGAAATAACCAGGAATCTAGTCATGCAGCTCCCATACAGATTCCAGAGTCAAGTGACAGCGAGGAACTAGGTGATGCAGATAATAGAAAGGAAGGGGATGATGATGAGCCAAATCCTAAGAGAAG GAACATTGCTGGCGAGCCAGAGGTAATGGTGTCACATAAGACAGTCACAGAACCAAAGATCATTGTGCAAACAAGAAGCGAAGTTGATCTTTTAGATGATGGATACAGGTGGCGCAAGTACGGGCAGAAAGTGGTCAAAGGGAATCCTTATCCAAG GAGCTATTACAAATGCACCAGTGCAGCCTGCAATGTCCGTAAACATGTCGAGAGAGCTCCAACCGACCCCAAAGCTGTCATAACTACATATGAGGGAAAACACAATCACGATGTCCCAGCTTCAAGAAATAGCAGTCAGAATGCAGCCAACAATGCACCACAACTAAAACGGCCGAAGGCAGTGACTCAGAAGCATCCGTTACTCAAAGACGTGGAGTTCGGAAACCATGACCAAAGACCAGTGCTTCTGCGGTTAAAAGAAGAGCAAATCATAGTGTAA
- the LOC123224881 gene encoding chorismate mutase 1, chloroplastic-like: METKLLRASSSSSSSVIPSLNVPKHSQPTCLFSLKTRKVSASVACSSLQKKRIPPLRASASLSGSSGRKKRVDESDYLTLDGIRSFLIRQEDSIIFSLLERAQYCYNADTYDPNLFNMDGFTGSLVQYLLIETEKLHAKLGRYQSPDEHPFFPDELPAPVLPPLQYPKVLHPIADSINLNGQVWDMYFVNIVPRLVQEGDDGNCGSTAVCDTMCLQALSKRIHYGKFVAEAKFSADPEAYRAAIRAQDRDKLMSMLTYPKVEEAIKRRVEMKARAYAQEVTRDDEADGVEPVFRITPSLVANLYGNWIMPLTKEVQVEYLLRRLG; this comes from the exons ATGGAGACCAAACTTCTTCgagcttcctcttcttcttcttcttctgtgaTTCCTTCTCTTAATGTCCCCAAACACTCCCAACCCACCTGCCTTTTTTCCCTCAAAACGAGAAAAGTTTCTGCTTCGGTTGCTTGTTCCAGTTTGCAGAAGAAACGTATTCCTCCTCTCAGGGCTTCCGCCAGCTTAAGTGG GTCATCAGGGAGAAAGAAAAGGGTTGATGAGAGTGACTATTTGACCCTAGATGGCATAAGAAGTTTTCTAATTCGACAGGAGGATAGCATAATTTTTAGTCTTTTAGAGAGAGCTCAATATTGTTATAATGCAGACACATATGATCCTAATCTTTTCAACATGGATGGTTTCACAGGCTCTTTGGTGCAGTATCTTCTTATAGAAACTGAAAAGCTTCATGCCAAG TTGGGCAGATACCAAAGCCCAGATGAACATCCTTTCTTTCCAGACGAACTGCCTGCCCCGGTTTTGCCGCCTTTGCAATACCCTAAG GTACTACATCCCATAGCtgattcaatcaatttaaatgGGCAAGTGTGGGACATGTACTTTGTAAATATTGTCCCTAGGTTAGTGCAAGAAGGAGATGATGGCAATTGTGGGTCAACTGCTGTTTGTGATACAATGTGCTTGCAG GCATTGTCAAAGAGAATTCATTATGGTAAATTTGTCGCCGAGGCCAAATTTTCAGCGGATCCAGAAGCTTACAGAGCTGCCATAAGAGCACAG GACCGAGATAAACTGATGAGTATGCTGACATACCCAAAAGTTGAAGAGGCAATCAAACGGAGAGTGGAAATGAAAGCCAGAGCTTATGCACAAGAAGTCACCAGAGATGATGAAGCAGATGGAGTAGAGCCGGTGTTTAGAATAACGCCAAGCTTGGTTGCGAATCTCTACGGTAATTGGATCATGCCCTTAACAAAGGAAGTCCAAGTAGAGTACTTACTAAGAAGGTTGGGCTAA
- the LOC123225201 gene encoding uncharacterized protein LOC123225201 isoform X3, with product MASISVSLLFPSVSTPPNAKSFPRSISTIWVSKTTRVNSTTRTGEASMSIDNLKRFFDLNVGNWSGSFHQFDGTGNLMQKIRTKLSVNTYGEDELISLIQTLYIKQPPSSTLISGYEEEPEWAEYKIKETNMFTVDKYQQIGFFPNERAFSLRYQTAGMLETVLRQGVLGEDDIGEESPKNLKLPSCRPAIVCENCLYSQERDRRARAFHIMDPRGNLDMLIIFLEDRDSEDFPSSLDSDVKNIDKIVPFLGNWKGHSITKRSGVYGATIDEADTVALLEMDGKGQLIQ from the exons ATGGCGTCCATTTCCGTTTCACTCTTGTTCCCTTCAGTCTCTACCCCACCAAATGCAAAATCGTTTCCCCGATCCATTTCCACAATCTGGGTCTCCAAGACCACCCGGGTCAACTCCACAACCCGAACAGGCGAAGCCTCCATGAGCATAGACAACCTTAAACGGTTCTTCGACCTCAACGTTGGCAACTGGTCCGGTTCTTTCCAC CAATTTGATGGTACTGGAAATTTGATGCAAAAAATTCGTACAAAGCTTTCTGTCAATACTTATGGAGAAGATGAACTCATTAGTCTCATTCAAAc GCTGTACATAAAACAACCTCCATCAAGCACGTTGATTTCTGGATACGAAGAGGAACCAGAATGGGCTGAAtacaaaatcaaagaaaccaaCATGTTCACTGTGGACAAATACCAACAG ATTGGTTTTTTTCCCAATGAAAGGGCTTTTTCATTGAGATATCAGACTGCTGGCATGCTGGAAACCGTTTTAAGGCAAGGTGTGTTGGGGGAAGATGACATTGGAGAAGAATCACCCAA AAATCTTAAGCTTCCTTCTTGTCGGCCTGCTATCGTATGTGAAAATTGCTTATATTCTCAAGAGAGAGATAGGAGAGCAAGAGCATTTCATATCATGGATCCAAGAGGGAATTTGGATATGCTTATTATCTTCCTTGAGGACAGAGATAGTGAAGATTTTCCATCTTCACTTGACAGTGATGTG AAGAACATTGACAAAATTGTACCATTTCTTGGTAACTGGAAAGGCCATTCTATAACGAAGCGCAGTGGAGTTTATGGAGCAACAATTGATGAAGCTGATACGGTTGCTTTACTTGAAATGGATGGCAAGGGTCAGTTAATTCAG TGA
- the LOC123225201 gene encoding uncharacterized protein LOC123225201 isoform X2: protein MASISVSLLFPSVSTPPNAKSFPRSISTIWVSKTTRVNSTTRTGEASMSIDNLKRFFDLNVGNWSGSFHQFDGTGNLMQKIRTKLSVNTYGEDELISLIQTLYIKQPPSSTLISGYEEEPEWAEYKIKETNMFTVDKYQQIGFFPNERAFSLRYQTAGMLETVLRQGVLGEDDIGEESPKNLKLPSCRPAIVCENCLYSQERDRRARAFHIMDPRGNLDMLIIFLEDRDSEDFPSSLDSDVNIDKIVPFLGNWKGHSITKRSGVYGATIDEADTVALLEMDGKGQLIQDFSSTSDGKAVTTNVHWTGTMLDNLVTFDGGYQYTFLPGGMYMGWPCDIAKSVAESKSFHLEFGWVEAPGKRQRLVRTYDVEGLAVSSTYFSEIKF, encoded by the exons ATGGCGTCCATTTCCGTTTCACTCTTGTTCCCTTCAGTCTCTACCCCACCAAATGCAAAATCGTTTCCCCGATCCATTTCCACAATCTGGGTCTCCAAGACCACCCGGGTCAACTCCACAACCCGAACAGGCGAAGCCTCCATGAGCATAGACAACCTTAAACGGTTCTTCGACCTCAACGTTGGCAACTGGTCCGGTTCTTTCCAC CAATTTGATGGTACTGGAAATTTGATGCAAAAAATTCGTACAAAGCTTTCTGTCAATACTTATGGAGAAGATGAACTCATTAGTCTCATTCAAAc GCTGTACATAAAACAACCTCCATCAAGCACGTTGATTTCTGGATACGAAGAGGAACCAGAATGGGCTGAAtacaaaatcaaagaaaccaaCATGTTCACTGTGGACAAATACCAACAG ATTGGTTTTTTTCCCAATGAAAGGGCTTTTTCATTGAGATATCAGACTGCTGGCATGCTGGAAACCGTTTTAAGGCAAGGTGTGTTGGGGGAAGATGACATTGGAGAAGAATCACCCAA AAATCTTAAGCTTCCTTCTTGTCGGCCTGCTATCGTATGTGAAAATTGCTTATATTCTCAAGAGAGAGATAGGAGAGCAAGAGCATTTCATATCATGGATCCAAGAGGGAATTTGGATATGCTTATTATCTTCCTTGAGGACAGAGATAGTGAAGATTTTCCATCTTCACTTGACAGTGATGTG AACATTGACAAAATTGTACCATTTCTTGGTAACTGGAAAGGCCATTCTATAACGAAGCGCAGTGGAGTTTATGGAGCAACAATTGATGAAGCTGATACGGTTGCTTTACTTGAAATGGATGGCAAGGGTCAGTTAATTCAG GATTTTTCTTCAACATCTGATGGAAAAGCGGTTACGACTAATGTGCACTGGACAGGAACGATGTTGGACAACCTTGTTACATTTGATGGAGGCTACCAATATACGTTTTTGCCAGGAGGCATGTACATGGGATGGCCTTGCGATATTGCAAAGAGTGTTGCAGAGTCGAAGTCATTCCATTTGGAGTTTGGTTGGGTTGAAGCCCCTGGTAAGAGACAAAGACTGGTTCGAACCTATGATGTTGAAGGCTTGGCTGTTTCATCAACTTATTTTTCTGAGATCAAATTTTGA
- the LOC123224949 gene encoding uncharacterized protein LOC123224949: MGACASTPVHGIKVRRRRRYRVSKWHRKVSNAVFDGTKKKGRDSGPCVADFAVSQYVHKDFENGLTATGKRSELPNTTIHLRQLQWCLSRELDANVICQEDAWFDSVSILESDSDDEYISVYGDGFPIVGNTIGTISGGQMVQYESSACIMDDKGQYEEFHESYVEMDTGKAEKCLSKDESSKFTCISAQGYDLSRLGKTDEIFSKRKKVLDQSYGSFKGLIDNRRDSEGNNMKSSLARMVPSVSFNDKNFSSTVSGPQPQRKKSAVFRLSFKRRSCDGEETTELCASKRFVYRPKAGFIIPRCTDEKPTPGCWSEIPPSTFKLRGESYFKDKRKSPAPDHSPYIPIGVDLFVCPRKVNHIAQHLELPNVKADGKVPPLLIVNIQLPTYPAAMFLGDSDGEGISLVLYFKLSENFEKDISLQYQESIKKLVEDEMERVKGFPKDSFVPFRERLKILAGLVNPEDLNLSSTERKLVNAYNEKPVLSRPQHNFYKGPNYFEIDLDIHRFSYISRKGLDSFRDRLKSGVLDMGLTIQAQKPEELPEQVLCCLRLNKVEFVDHGQIPTLMTIDED; encoded by the exons ATGGGCGCTTGTGCTTCAACACCAGTGCACGGCATTAAGGTAAGGAGGCGGCGGAGGTACCGGGTCTCCAAATGGCACCGGAAAGTTTCAAACGCTGTTTTTGATGGCACCAAGAAAAAAGGTCGTGATTCAGGACCTTGTGTAGCAGATTTTGCTGTTAGTCAATATGTGCATAAGGATTTCGAAAATGGTTTAACTGCCACTGGCAAAAGATCTGAGCTTCCCAATACAACAATCCATCTAAGGCAGTTGCAATGGTGCCTCAGTAGAGAACTTGATGCAAACG TAATTTGCCAAGAGGATGCTTGGTTCGACTCAGTTAGTATTCTGGAGTCTGACTCAGACGATGAGTACATTAGTGTGTATGGAG ATGGTTTTCCAATTGTGGGCAATACAATTGGGACCATCTCAGGTGGCCAAATGGTTCAGTATGAAAGTTCTGCATGCATTATGGACGACAAGGGTCAATATGAAGAGTTCCATGAGAGTTATGTAGAAATGGATACAGGCAAAGCAGAAAAATGTTTGAGCAAAGATGAATCAAGCAAGTTTACATGTATTAGTGCCCAAGGTTACGACCTTTCACGCTTGGGGAAGACGGACGAGATTTTCAGCAAGAGGAAGAAAGTGTTAGATCAGTCTTACGGAAGCTTTAAAGGTCTAATAGATAATAGACGTGACTCTGAAGGGAACAACATGAAATCAAGCTTGGCTCGGATGGTTCCTTCTGTAAGTTTCAATGACAAGAATTTTAGTTCAACGGTTTCAGGTCCACAGCCTCAAAGAAAGAAATCAGCAGTTTTCAGGCTTTCATTTAAGAGGAGATCATGTGATGGAGAAGAGACTACTGAATTAT GTGCTTCAAAAAGATTCGTGTATCGACCCAAAGCTGGATTCATAATTCCACGTTGCACAGATGAGAAGCCAACTCCAGGGTGTTGGTCCGAAATCCCACCATCGACTTTTAAACTCCGTGGCGAGTCATATTTCAA AGATAAGCGAAAGTCTCCAGCCCCAGATCACAGTCCGTACATACCAATAGGTGTTGACCTATTTGTCTGCCCAAGAAAGGTTAACCACATTGCCCAGCATCTTGAGCTTCCAAATGTGAAAGCAGATGGGAAAGTCCCTCCACTTTTGATAGTAAATATTCAG TTGCCTACATATCCCGCTGCAATGTTCCTTGGAGATAGCGATGGTGAAGGGATAAGCCTTGTTCTATATTTCAAACTTTCTGAGAATTTTGAGAAAGATATCTCCCTCCAGTATCAAGAGAGCATCAAG AAATTGGTGGAGGATGAAATGGAAAGAGTTAAAGGGTTTCCAAAAGACTCCTTTGTTCCTTTCAGAGAAAGATTAAAGATTTTGGCCGGATTGGTTAATCCGGAGGATCTCAACTTGAGCTCCACAGAAAGGAAACTCGTCAATGCTTATAATGAAAAACCGGTCCTTTCTCGCCCTCAGCACAATTTTTACAAG GGTCCAAATTACTTCGAGATTGATCTTGACATTCATCGCTTCAGCTACATTTCAAGAAAGGGACTTGATTCATTTCGAGATCGTTTGAAATCCGGAGTACTTGACATGGGTTTAACCATCCAG GCACAGAAGCCAGAGGAGCTGCCGGAGCAAGTCCTGTGCTGTTTGAGACTTAACAAGGTTGAGTTTGTAGATCATGGCCAAATTCCCACTTTAATGACCATTGATGAAGATTGA